A genomic region of Candidatus Effluviviaceae Genus I sp. contains the following coding sequences:
- the pulA gene encoding pullulanase-type alpha-1,6-glucosidase has product MRALGLFVTLCAAALATAAVTKEVVFRFDPAGAMAVTTVTVRGSFNNWGETPMTKQADGAWSVSVDLEPGEYQYKYFVNGQWPQDMETFLAGGPADADADAHTDDGYGGKNAVRIVGEGGPGEAAALEPAPALADGFARIHYHRVKGDYGGWGLHTWEDVVGPTQWTSPLPPTGRDPYGLYWDVKLAAGAKRVGFIVHKGDAKDPGPDMFLEPGTKGREVWLITGRNEMHTSAPDVSLLALGDLTRMRAHWLARGLVAWRVRHTEGNTYRLHAAPDGGLALTTTGVTGGESFALTPDPAGLPREAAAAFPHLMGPQALRLSDADAGRARELVKGQVVVSVTGPDGRLLDATGLQIPGVLDDLFAYDGPLGVRWQHEAPILSVWAPTAKSVKLHLFDWSRAKAAGEIVPMTEEAGVWSAKGAPEWKGKFYLYEVTVYFPATGRVEVNMVTDPYSRSLSTNSERSQIVDLDVEPLKPERWDSLVKPRLDAPEDIVIYELHVRDFSASDPMVREEFRGTYEAFTLDSHGTRHLRELAGAGLTHVHLLPVFDIATINEDRSTWQGPGDLSRFGPDSEEQQAAVARVRDFDAYNWGYDPFHFGVPEGSYARDPDGAHRVLEFRQMVKALSDMGLRVVMDVVYNHTHASGLDRGSVLDKIVPGYYHRLNADGFVETSTCCQNTATEHRMMERLMVDDVVHWARNYKVDGFRFDLMGHHMKRNMLAVREALDALTLEEHGVDGRSVYVYGEGWDFGEVQGGKRGVNATQVNVAGTGIGAFNDRIRDAIRGGSAFSDRREQGFATGLFYDPNGLNRGGEQDRQTLLRITDRLKVGLAGGLRNYAFTDRSGRTARGGDGDNGGYTAEPRESINYCSAHDNETLFDKIAFAAAASATLDDRVRMQCLGMSLVALGQGVPFFHAGVDMLRSKSLETDSYNAGDWFNRLDFTYESNNFGVGLPSAEKNRDRWDLMRPVLARADIRPGKAEIVRAAEHFREMLRVRKSSPLFRLRAATDVQARLRFHNNGPDQVPGLVVMELLDAGAGLPDLDPSASRIVVLFNASKAAVTFGAPEWKKGGFALHPVLAASGDPVVRTASFDRGRGQFTVPARTAAVFVEP; this is encoded by the coding sequence CCGACGGCGCGTGGTCCGTCTCCGTGGACCTCGAGCCCGGCGAGTACCAGTACAAGTACTTCGTGAACGGGCAGTGGCCCCAGGACATGGAGACCTTCCTCGCCGGAGGCCCGGCCGACGCCGACGCCGACGCCCACACGGACGACGGCTACGGCGGCAAGAACGCCGTGCGCATCGTGGGCGAGGGCGGACCCGGCGAGGCCGCCGCGCTCGAGCCCGCGCCCGCGCTCGCCGACGGCTTCGCGCGCATCCACTACCACCGCGTGAAGGGCGACTACGGCGGCTGGGGCCTTCACACGTGGGAGGACGTCGTCGGCCCGACGCAGTGGACGAGCCCGCTTCCGCCGACCGGTCGCGACCCCTACGGTCTCTACTGGGACGTGAAGCTCGCCGCGGGAGCGAAGCGCGTGGGGTTCATCGTGCACAAGGGCGACGCGAAGGACCCCGGCCCGGACATGTTCCTCGAGCCCGGGACGAAGGGGCGCGAGGTCTGGCTCATCACGGGGAGGAACGAGATGCACACGAGCGCGCCTGACGTGTCGCTTCTCGCGCTGGGCGACCTCACGAGGATGCGCGCGCACTGGCTGGCGCGCGGTCTCGTCGCGTGGCGGGTCAGGCACACCGAGGGCAACACCTACCGGCTGCACGCGGCGCCCGACGGCGGGCTCGCGCTGACTACGACCGGCGTGACGGGCGGGGAGAGCTTCGCGCTCACGCCCGATCCGGCAGGACTCCCGCGCGAGGCGGCGGCCGCGTTTCCGCACCTCATGGGCCCGCAGGCGCTCCGGCTGTCCGACGCCGACGCCGGCCGAGCGCGCGAGCTTGTGAAGGGGCAGGTCGTGGTGTCCGTGACCGGGCCCGACGGCAGACTCCTCGACGCGACCGGGTTGCAGATCCCCGGCGTGCTCGACGACCTCTTCGCGTACGACGGCCCGCTCGGCGTGCGCTGGCAGCACGAGGCGCCGATCCTCTCGGTCTGGGCGCCCACGGCGAAGAGCGTGAAGCTCCACCTCTTCGACTGGTCGCGCGCGAAGGCCGCCGGCGAGATCGTGCCGATGACCGAGGAGGCGGGCGTGTGGAGCGCGAAGGGCGCTCCCGAGTGGAAGGGCAAGTTCTACCTCTACGAGGTGACCGTGTACTTCCCTGCGACGGGGCGCGTCGAGGTCAACATGGTCACCGACCCGTACTCGCGCAGCCTCTCGACGAACAGCGAGCGGAGCCAGATCGTGGACCTCGACGTCGAGCCGCTCAAGCCCGAGCGGTGGGACTCGCTCGTGAAGCCGCGACTCGACGCGCCGGAGGACATCGTCATCTACGAGCTCCACGTGCGCGACTTCAGCGCGAGCGACCCGATGGTGCGCGAGGAGTTCCGCGGGACGTACGAGGCGTTCACGCTCGACTCGCACGGCACGCGGCATCTGCGCGAACTCGCGGGCGCCGGCCTCACGCACGTCCACCTGCTCCCGGTGTTCGACATCGCGACCATCAACGAGGACCGCTCCACGTGGCAGGGCCCCGGCGACCTCTCGCGGTTCGGCCCCGACTCCGAGGAGCAGCAGGCGGCCGTCGCGCGCGTGCGGGACTTCGACGCCTACAACTGGGGCTACGACCCGTTCCACTTCGGCGTGCCCGAGGGGAGCTACGCGCGGGACCCCGACGGCGCGCACCGCGTCCTCGAGTTCCGTCAGATGGTCAAGGCGCTCTCGGACATGGGGCTTCGCGTCGTCATGGACGTCGTGTACAACCACACGCACGCAAGCGGCCTCGATCGCGGGTCCGTGCTCGACAAGATCGTGCCGGGCTACTACCACCGCCTGAACGCGGACGGGTTCGTCGAGACGAGCACCTGCTGCCAGAACACGGCCACCGAGCACCGGATGATGGAGCGCCTCATGGTGGACGACGTCGTGCACTGGGCGCGGAACTACAAGGTGGACGGGTTCCGGTTCGACCTCATGGGCCACCACATGAAGCGCAACATGCTCGCCGTGCGCGAGGCGCTCGATGCGCTCACGCTCGAAGAGCACGGCGTGGACGGGCGGAGCGTGTACGTCTACGGCGAGGGGTGGGACTTCGGCGAGGTGCAGGGCGGGAAGCGCGGCGTCAACGCAACGCAGGTCAACGTGGCGGGCACGGGCATCGGCGCGTTCAACGACCGCATCCGCGACGCCATCCGCGGGGGAAGCGCGTTCAGCGACCGGCGCGAGCAGGGGTTCGCCACGGGCCTCTTCTACGATCCCAACGGCCTCAATCGCGGCGGCGAGCAGGACCGTCAGACGCTGCTGCGGATCACCGACCGGCTCAAGGTCGGGCTCGCGGGCGGGCTGCGCAACTACGCGTTCACCGACCGGAGCGGCCGGACGGCGCGCGGCGGGGACGGCGACAACGGCGGGTACACGGCGGAGCCGAGGGAGTCCATCAACTACTGCTCGGCGCACGACAACGAGACGCTGTTCGACAAGATCGCGTTCGCGGCGGCCGCATCGGCGACGCTCGATGACCGCGTGCGCATGCAGTGCCTCGGCATGAGCCTCGTCGCGCTGGGGCAGGGGGTGCCGTTCTTCCACGCCGGCGTGGACATGCTGCGGTCGAAGTCGCTCGAGACCGACAGCTACAACGCCGGCGACTGGTTCAACCGCCTGGACTTCACGTACGAGTCGAACAACTTCGGCGTCGGGCTCCCGAGCGCGGAGAAGAACCGGGACCGCTGGGACCTCATGCGACCGGTCCTGGCGCGCGCCGACATCCGGCCCGGGAAGGCGGAGATCGTTCGGGCCGCCGAGCACTTCCGCGAGATGCTGCGCGTCCGGAAGAGCAGCCCGCTCTTCCGCCTTCGCGCGGCGACGGACGTGCAGGCGCGCCTGCGGTTCCACAACAACGGGCCAGACCAGGTCCCGGGCCTCGTCGTGATGGAGCTTCTCGACGCCGGCGCCGGGCTTCCGGACCTCGATCCGAGCGCGAGCCGCATCGTCGTTCTCTTCAACGCGTCGAAGGCGGCCGTCACCTTCGGCGCGCCGGAGTGGAAGAAGGGCGGGTTCGCGTTACATCCGGTGCTCGCGGCGTCGGGAGATCCCGTCGTGAGGACGGCGTCGTTCGACCGCGGGCGCGGGCAGTTCACCGTGCCGGCGAGGACCGCGGCCGTCTTCGTCGAGCCCTGA
- a CDS encoding alpha/beta fold hydrolase — MRRTWAIALVAAAVVLAALGPRIRVGWLAARLLYETARPFEASSPARLRAEPLVQVIELEVGHAVVVADLYRPPGRGPHPGILLVHGMADAGRSDERLTRFADALARAGYVVLVPDLEGLRRFRVSLDDVGTIVSAFEHLRSAPGVRTDRVAMFGASYSGALALLAAADPAIADGVRFCFLLGAYHDLRNVIVFMTTGHYRVDGQWARLEPENFGRWVFLLNVDDVVESPSDRETLERIALAKLADPDADVFSLVGRLGAEGRRVFDIITATDPDAAVALLDELPERASEYLARLSPKGSMASVKARLILVHGRDDNMIPYTESLALAEEAPAGTRTRLELLGSFRHVDLIVEPDGGVHSLARAAAEILALYSIAWDIVAEGRL, encoded by the coding sequence GTGAGGCGGACATGGGCCATCGCGCTCGTGGCCGCCGCGGTCGTCCTGGCCGCGCTCGGGCCGCGCATCCGTGTCGGCTGGCTCGCCGCACGCCTGCTCTACGAGACGGCGAGGCCGTTCGAGGCCTCGTCGCCCGCGCGGCTTCGCGCGGAGCCGCTCGTCCAGGTGATCGAGCTTGAGGTCGGCCACGCCGTCGTCGTCGCCGACCTCTACCGTCCGCCGGGCCGGGGGCCGCACCCGGGCATCCTGCTCGTCCACGGCATGGCCGACGCCGGGCGGAGCGACGAGCGTCTCACGCGCTTCGCCGACGCGCTCGCCCGCGCCGGGTACGTCGTGCTCGTGCCCGATCTTGAGGGTCTCAGGCGCTTCCGCGTGAGCCTCGACGACGTCGGGACGATCGTCTCGGCGTTCGAGCACCTGAGGAGCGCCCCGGGGGTCCGCACGGACCGCGTCGCGATGTTCGGGGCAAGCTACTCCGGGGCACTCGCGCTCCTGGCCGCCGCCGACCCGGCGATCGCCGACGGCGTCAGGTTCTGCTTCCTCCTCGGCGCGTACCACGATCTCAGGAACGTCATCGTCTTCATGACCACGGGCCACTACCGCGTAGACGGCCAGTGGGCGCGGCTCGAGCCGGAGAACTTCGGGCGGTGGGTGTTCCTGCTGAACGTCGACGATGTCGTCGAGAGCCCGTCGGACCGGGAGACGCTCGAACGCATCGCTCTCGCGAAGCTCGCGGACCCGGACGCGGACGTGTTCTCGCTCGTCGGTCGTCTGGGCGCGGAGGGCCGCCGGGTGTTCGACATCATCACGGCGACGGACCCCGATGCCGCCGTCGCGCTTCTCGATGAGCTCCCGGAGCGCGCAAGCGAGTACCTTGCGCGGCTCTCCCCGAAGGGCTCGATGGCGAGCGTGAAGGCGCGGCTCATCCTCGTCCACGGTCGAGACGACAACATGATCCCGTACACCGAGAGCCTGGCGCTCGCCGAGGAGGCGCCGGCGGGCACCCGCACGAGGCTCGAGCTCCTGGGCTCCTTCCGGCACGTGGACCTCATCGTCGAGCCGGACGGCGGCGTGCACAGCCTGGCAAGGGCGGCTGCCGAGATCCTGGCGCTGTACTCCATCGCATGGGACATCGTGGCCGAGGGGCGCCTGTGA
- the yajC gene encoding preprotein translocase subunit YajC, which translates to MGTTGAPSGQTAGGGPGMLFMLVAIFAIFYFLMIRPESKRRKERQQMIDSLQRGDKVVTVGGLYGEIQDVHDDKVVLRVAENVKVEVAKSAISGKRS; encoded by the coding sequence ATGGGCACCACTGGCGCGCCGTCCGGCCAGACGGCCGGCGGCGGCCCCGGCATGCTGTTCATGCTCGTCGCCATCTTCGCGATCTTCTACTTCCTCATGATCCGGCCCGAGTCGAAGCGCCGCAAGGAGCGCCAGCAGATGATCGACTCGCTGCAGCGCGGCGACAAGGTCGTGACCGTCGGCGGGCTGTACGGCGAGATCCAGGACGTGCACGACGACAAGGTCGTTCTCAGGGTCGCGGAGAACGTGAAGGTCGAGGTGGCGAAGTCGGCCATCAGCGGCAAGAGGTCGTGA
- the def gene encoding peptide deformylase — MAILPVSKHGDRILSKRARPVTEITDEVRTLIDDMVETMRLGETPAVGLAAPQVGRDLAVIVAEPPPDHEGTEALYRGAVVLVNPEVVHASGSDVIEEGCLSCPGVTAEVERPGSIVVKGLDRDGRPVKLEVSGALARIFQHEIDHLTGRFFFDHLNPIKRQLLKARIRRT, encoded by the coding sequence ATGGCGATTCTCCCTGTCTCGAAGCACGGCGATCGGATCTTGTCGAAGCGCGCGCGACCGGTGACCGAGATCACCGATGAGGTGAGAACCCTCATCGACGACATGGTCGAGACGATGCGCCTCGGTGAAACGCCCGCGGTCGGACTTGCGGCCCCGCAGGTCGGCCGCGACCTCGCCGTCATCGTCGCCGAGCCGCCGCCGGACCACGAGGGCACCGAGGCGCTCTACCGGGGCGCCGTCGTGCTCGTGAATCCCGAGGTTGTGCACGCGTCCGGCAGCGATGTCATCGAGGAGGGGTGTCTGAGCTGCCCCGGCGTGACGGCGGAGGTCGAGCGACCGGGGAGCATCGTGGTGAAGGGGCTCGACCGCGACGGCAGGCCGGTGAAGCTCGAGGTCTCCGGCGCGCTCGCGAGGATCTTCCAGCACGAGATCGACCACCTCACGGGCAGGTTTTTCTTCGACCACCTGAACCCCATCAAGCGGCAGCTCCTGAAGGCGCGGATCAGAAGAACGTAG